The window CGGGTGAGCATCCCGGCTGGGGCCTGCTGCCAACCGCCGGCGCGTGGATGACGCAGCATCTGTGGGAACACTACGCGTTCAGCCTCGACCGCGAGTACCTTCGCGGCGTGTATCCGATCATGGCGGGAGCTGCGCGCTTCGTCTTGGACTGGCTCGTCGAAGATCCATCGACCGGTGAGCTGATCTCCGGTCCCGCCAACTCACCAGAGAACCGCTTCGTTGCTCCAGACGACTCGAAGGCAAGCCTCAGCATGGGACCCACCATGGACCACGAGATTGCGTGGGATCTCTTCACGAACCTTGTCGAAGCCGCCCGCGTGCTCGAAGTGGACGACGAGCTCACGCGCGACGTCGCCAACGCCCGTGCGCGGCTTCGTCGTCCACGCGTCGGCGCAGACGGTCGGTTGATGGAATGGGCGCAGCCCTTCGAGGAGGTGGAACCCCACCATCGCCATGTTTCCCACCTGTTCGCGTTGCACCCCGGACGGCTGATCACGCACGCGACGCCAGAGCTCTTGGCGGCGGCCCGCCGGTCGTTGCTGGCGCGTGGAGACGAAGGAACCGGCTGGTCGATGGCGTGGAAGGTGAGCTTCTGGGCGCGCCTGCGCGACGGAGACCACGCCCACGGGCTCATTCAACGTTTTCTGCGGCTGCTTCCAGCAGATCAAGAGGAACGCGGCGTCCTCTCAGGAGGCGGCGTCTATCCCAACCTGTTCAGCGGTCATCCGCCGTTCCAGATCGATGGCAACTTCGGCATCACGGCTGGGATCGCCGAGATGCTGCTCCAGAGCCACGCGGGCGAGCTGCACCTGCTTCCCGCGCTGCCCCGCGCCTGGCGCCGAGGATCGGTGAGCGGCCTGCGCGCACGCGGCGGGTTCGAGGTCGACATCACTTGGGCCGACGGAGCGCTCACCGAAGCCACTATTCGATCGACGCGGGGCGGTACATGTCGAGTGCGTGTGGGCCACCGCGTCCATCGCATCGAGACGGAGGCGGGTGGAGCGTACCGGGTGACGGGGTGACGGGGTGACGGGGTGACGGGGGGGTGACCGGGTGACGGGGTGACGGGGTGACAGGGTGAGGGGGTGACAAGGTGACCGGGTGACGGGGTGACAAGGTGACAGGGTGACGGGGTGACCGGGTGAAGGGGTGACCGGGGCAACTCGACACTGGGGTCACGTGCTTGTGGTGCTTCTCCGTCGTTCGATGTGGGCCGACGGCGTTCCGAACCGCCCGTTCACCTTGTCACCTTGTCACTTTGTCACCTGGTCACCCCCTCACCCATCCGCCGACGCGCCAGGATCAGCCATGTGTCCGAACGCGGATCCCACGGAGTGCCGTTGTAATCGCCGAGCAGCGCGTCGATGCGGAAGCCGGCACGCTCGAGGCGCTTTGCCATATCCGGCACGCTGAGGGTGCGGAACGCCACCGAGAAGCGGGTGACACGACGCCCAGCCCCCTTGCCCTCGATGTACTCCTGGTCGAAGATCGTGAGCTTGCGGACGCGGTCCTGCCGCACCGACTCGACGAGCGCCACCGGCAACCCATGCGGTCCTGATCGTCCACGCAAGGTGAGCCGCCGGTCGTACTGCTCCCAGCGGGGCACGTCCGCGACGAGATCCACACCAAATAGCCCGCCCGGACGCACGACACGCGCGACGTCGTCGAGCGTCCGTTTGAGCAATCGATCGCTGAGCAGCGACTGAAGGACTCCGTACGGCGCGATGACCAGCGGAAAGGTGTGCGGCTCGAACGGGAGGCTGGTGATGTCGCCTCGGACGAGGAGCAGCCCGTCCGGCGATCGGCGCAGGCGCTGCCGTGCTCGGGCCAGCATGGCCTCGGATCGATCGACACCGACCATGGAGACGCGCGCCCTCACGAGCGGTACCGCCACGCGTCCCGTGCCGCAGCCGAGCTCGAGCACGGGACCACCCGCCTGGCGCGCGAGATTGCGCCAGAACGCTACGTCACGCCGCCCAACGGTTCGGGCATTCTCCCAGTCGTAGAACGCCGCGTATTCGTTCCACCCCTCCCATCCTGCACGGGCGCTACCAGTCATACCGGCAAGGGTCGGTCGGCTGACTCTGCAGCGTTCTGGCCGATCGCGGCAAACAAAATTGTGTGTTGGATCTCGACGAACGCAGGACCCGCTGCGGTTGCTTGGTCACGATAGCGGGCGACCGCCTTCAAATAGTCGCGGCCGAGCCGCTTCAGCGCCTCACTCGGCGCGCGCGCAACGGCATCGCCAATGCTCTCTTCGCGCGCAGCCCAGACGCTCGGCGCGGGCGCCCCGACGCGTACCTGGGGAACCGGAAAGAGCTGTACGGTCACCGGCTCGATGCCCACTTCGAGAAAGAGGGACGGCAGCTTCGGCCCGATCACCGGGTCGGCCGGATCACCGGCGGACGTTGCGAGCGCCGCGAAGAACTCCGTGCCAAGCTCGAACGCGCGTCGGCCGCTCTCGAGCGATGTGTAGAAATATCGAGCGCCATTGTCCGGCTCGACGATGACGATGCGGCCGCCGGGCTTGGTGACGCGGGCACACTCGTGGAGAACACGGATCGGGTACGGGACGTACTGGAGCACGGCGACAGCAAAGGTCGCATCGAACGATCCTGGCGCGAACGGCAACTGAAGGGCGTCAGCTGTCGCGACGGGCAGTGTCAGGCCGCGGTCCTGGGCGGCGGCGCGCGCCTCGCGCACGCGGCTCTCCACGATGTCGATCGCGACCAGCAGCGGCGATGCCGACTGCCCACCGCCATTCTGGCGCTCGAGGAAAGCGAGCTCCGCGGTGCCACGTCCACAACCGACGTCGAGAATGCGCTTGTCCGGCCGCGGCTGAAGCGTGTCTTCCAAGAACGTTGTGAAGGCGTCCGGCCACCAGCGATCCCGCAGATGCTTGAGCGTATTCGAGGTGAGCAGGTCGATGTCTCGAGGCATAAGGCAAAGCGCAGGGTTCAGGGTGCCGGGTTCATGGTGGCGCGTGCTGGGTGCATTGGCCAGCTCCGGACCAGTGCCGTTGAACGGTCAGTCGAGCGCTGCCAATTCGCCGGGCACGATTGGCCGCGTGCGCGGCAGACGGCCGCGATACGCGAGCCAGCCCACGCCTGCGAGTATGGCGACGAATACGATTAGCTTGACGAGGTCCGCGGCGCGCGTGTGCGGCAGGCCAATCCACATAAGCCCGAGTAACGGCTGCGCAATGCTCACTGCCCAAACCGTGCCGTAGAAGTACCGCCGCTCATGCCCCTCACCCTGTGTCGACGACTTGACACGCGGCAAGTAACCGAGCAACCCTGCCAGCCAGATCGCACCAGCGATCGGAAAATAGCTGGTTCGATAAATCTGCTCGAGCATCCAGGTGCCCGTTGTGACAGCGATGACAAGGCCGGCGATGTTGAGCAGGGCAAAGGTGATGGCTGCGCCCCATGCAAACGAATAGCAGATGCGCCGATAGATCGGGTTCGGCCGATCCTCGGTGAAGCGAATGATGTAGGGTGCCGGCTCGCACCCAGGCAGCCGCCCACCGAGACCCGCGAGAGCAGTGCCCAAAACGACGAGCGATAGCCAGGCACCCATGCGCCAGTCGAAGCCGCGGTCGAAGAGGGCGAAGGTCAGCGGTCCCGGGGCGATGAAGAACACGAACACCCAGATCGGCCAGTGGAGGACACGATAATAGGGCTTGTTTCGCGTCCGGAGTGTTCGCTGAGTGTCGTACTCCACCAGGAGGAACGAGGAATCGCGGCGATAGGCGGGGCTGGTCATGGGTGCAGGTGAGACGGCCTACGCACATGATTCTAGCGAAGAAGCGTCACCGGCGCGCTCCCGCTGGGGTCGTATCGAGCGTGGTGGAGGCATCCCGAGAGCAAAGGAAGGAACGCAATGAAGGATAAGTTGCCGCTTACCGTGGAGCTCGAGCAGTCGAAGATCGACTTTCTCGAAGAGATGGCTCAGACCTACAATTTGCCGGACACCGGCAAGGCGATTCGGTGCCTCATCGACTACGCCCGGGAAAACGCCGACCTGCGGCAGACAATCTTCGACGAGATCCGCTGCGTCGACTGCGACGCGTAAAGGGCTAGTGGGCTGTGACGCCTGCATTTCGTGCGGTTGAGCACACACGAACAACCGCCACGGGCCAGCCCGTGCGGTTCTCTGAAACGGATGGACGCACCGAGGCGGTGCGCCCCTCCACGTTAGGACGCGTCGGCGAGGCGTCCCTCCCTTTCGGCTGGCAGGGCGTGCTCGCCGAACGCACCGTTACCAGCGCGGCTCGCGTCGACGACCGCCCCGGCCGCCGCCACCGCCACCGCCACCACCGTTCCGACGGCCCTCGCCAAAAGGCCGCGGTCCGCCGCCAAAGGCCGGCTTCGGACGCGCTTCGTTGACCGTGAGCGTCCGGCCGCCGACCTGCGTCTCATGCAGCTCACGGATGGCGTTCTGCGCCTCCTCGTCAGTCGCCATTTCGACGAAGGCGAAGCCACGCGCACGCCCAGTGACCATATCCCGCATCACCTGGACCGTGTCGACAGTACCCACGCGACCGAACAACGCCTCGAGATCTGCTTCGCTGGTTTCGAACGGCAGGTTGCCCACATACAGTTTCCGACTCATGGACCTACTCCTCTGCTCCTGAACGGCAAGACCGGGGCCTTGCATACTCACGGGTATTCGTACCCAGACACTTGTGGACGTCTAAAGGGCACCTCACGGAAGGTCGCTTGCGCGGACGGCCCACGCTGCAGGACAGACACGATCTGAGCGAAGCAAATCAGGAGCGGCTCCACTGGCTCGCGTGGTGACTGAGGCGGGCAAACTTCCAAACCCCCCCGTAATATACCGCGTTCGCCGCCCTCGCGCAACTGTAGGCTAGTTCACTCCAGCATGCCTCTGGACCACTCGCCCCGTCCAAAGAATCTGACAGCGCCGCCCACGGAGAATTGCCGACAATCGCGAGTGTGAAGCCTCGCGCTGCCTGCCCGAGCTCAAATCGCGACTTGTCCCTGGATCGATGGCGTTCGTCACGAGACCGACACGCTTCATCCCGACGCGCTTCTCGTTGCCAGCGCCTCACGGGACACTCGTCGCCGTATTCCTCCCGTATTCGTAGCTCTTCCCCTACCAGGAGA is drawn from Luteitalea sp. and contains these coding sequences:
- a CDS encoding methyltransferase domain-containing protein, producing the protein MTGSARAGWEGWNEYAAFYDWENARTVGRRDVAFWRNLARQAGGPVLELGCGTGRVAVPLVRARVSMVGVDRSEAMLARARQRLRRSPDGLLLVRGDITSLPFEPHTFPLVIAPYGVLQSLLSDRLLKRTLDDVARVVRPGGLFGVDLVADVPRWEQYDRRLTLRGRSGPHGLPVALVESVRQDRVRKLTIFDQEYIEGKGAGRRVTRFSVAFRTLSVPDMAKRLERAGFRIDALLGDYNGTPWDPRSDTWLILARRRMGEGVTR
- a CDS encoding methyltransferase domain-containing protein, which gives rise to MPRDIDLLTSNTLKHLRDRWWPDAFTTFLEDTLQPRPDKRILDVGCGRGTAELAFLERQNGGGQSASPLLVAIDIVESRVREARAAAQDRGLTLPVATADALQLPFAPGSFDATFAVAVLQYVPYPIRVLHECARVTKPGGRIVIVEPDNGARYFYTSLESGRRAFELGTEFFAALATSAGDPADPVIGPKLPSLFLEVGIEPVTVQLFPVPQVRVGAPAPSVWAAREESIGDAVARAPSEALKRLGRDYLKAVARYRDQATAAGPAFVEIQHTILFAAIGQNAAESADRPLPV
- a CDS encoding RNA-binding protein, whose product is MSRKLYVGNLPFETSEADLEALFGRVGTVDTVQVMRDMVTGRARGFAFVEMATDEEAQNAIRELHETQVGGRTLTVNEARPKPAFGGGPRPFGEGRRNGGGGGGGGGRGGRRREPRW